One genomic region from Salvia hispanica cultivar TCC Black 2014 chromosome 2, UniMelb_Shisp_WGS_1.0, whole genome shotgun sequence encodes:
- the LOC125207044 gene encoding uncharacterized protein LOC125207044: protein MSYESDHFNEFDLPYGDTKGQVRISQPVKGLICIYCNLKLNAPLAICNPFLGRLEILPLATPSCEIGGVSWREVAIGFDEDHEDYKVVQLYSCNAYSCIHAKMYRKRTNAWEQLADGVFNDLRIYHVSPIVSRCKNSHFAYWSAHYVGVYDVRIILSFDMKNEVFRKITLPEPDPNPVAFSQVFVEDEHSFLNIVLTNVISPLVGGTSTVEIYESRFEGSELSWNYVKNVEVTSFTRVPLLMASCVFIPDGLWGNFVYDYRARNIIARQSINYVLVEYRASLVLP from the coding sequence ATGTCGTATGAATCCGACCACTTCAACGAGTTCGATTTACCCTACGGAGATACCAAGGGCCAAGTTAGGATATCTCAGCCAGTTAAGGGTCTAATATGCATCTACTGCAATTTGAAACTCAACGCGCCCTTAGCCATATGCAACCCTTTTCTAGGCCGACTCGAGATTCTTCCGCTCGCAACCCCCTCTTGTGAAATAGGAGGAGTATCTTGGCGCGAGGTTGCAATTGGTTTTGATGAAGATCACGAAGATTACAAAGTTGTGCAGCTGTATTCGTGCAACGCGTATAGTTGCATCCACGCCAAAATGTACAGGAAAAGGACGAATGCTTGGGAGCAATTGGCCGATGGAGTTTTTAATGATCTAAGAATCTACCATGTTTCACCCATAGTGTCGCGGTGTAAGAATAGCCACTTTGCTTACTGGAGTGCTCACTATGTAGGTGTTTATGATGTAAGGATTATACTGAGCTTTGATATGAAGAATGAAGTGTTTCGGAAAATCACATTGCCAGAACCTGACCCTAACCCTGTTGCTTTTAGTCAGGTTTTTGTAGAAGATGAGCACTCGTTTCTGAACATTGTTCTAACTAATGTGATTAGTCCTCTTGTTGGAGGTACTTCGACCGTGGAGATTTATGAGTCAAGATTTGAAGGAAGCGAATTAAGTTGGAATTATGTCAAAAATGTGGAAGTAACCTCCTTCACTCGAGTCCCCCTCCTGATGGCTTCTTGTGTGTTTATTCCCGACGGACTGTGGGGGAATTTCGTGTATGATTATCGTGCACGCAACATCATCGCGCGCCAATCCATCAACTACGTGCTTGTTGAGTATAGAGCTAGCTTAGTTTTACCTTGA